Below is a window of Desulfuromonas thiophila DNA.
CTGCCTTCCCAGGTTCTGCTGCAGCGCCCCGACATCCTGCAGGCAGAACATCAGTTACGCGCCGCCTATGCCAACATTGGTGCTGCCCGCGCCGCCTTTTTCCCCAGCATTCACCTGCTTGGTTCTTTCGGCAGCGCCAGCGCCGAACTGACCGATTTGTTTCAGGCCGGCTCGCTGGCCTGGAGTTTTACCCCCCAGATCTCGGTTCCCATCTTCGACGCTCAGCGCAACCGGCTGCGCCTGAGGGTCGCCGAAACCGAGCGTGATCTGCTGCTGGCGCGTTATGACAAAGCGATTCAAACCGCCTTTCGTGAGGTAGCCGACGCCCTGGCGGCTTTTGGCACCCTCGATACCCAGTTACAGGCCCAGCGCTCACTGGTTGATGCCACCGCAAACAGCTACAATCTGTCCCAGGCGCGCTATCAGCAGGGCATCGACAGTTATCTCAATGTGCTGGATTCGCAGCGTGCGCTCTACCGGGCCCAGCAGGAACTGATCAGTACCGAACTCGGCCGCCAGCTCAACCGTACCAGCCTGTACCGGGCACTCGGCGGCGGTTGGTACACATCCGAACCATCGTGAAACGGGGGGGGGAAGCCTCGTCATGTCGTTGCCGGCCCTGCTGAAAAAATTCCTGACGCTGTTACTCAGTGGCGGCATCCTTGGACTGGGGCTGTTGTGGAGCTATCAGCTGCTGCACCAGAAGCGCCCGTCAGAGGATTTTGCCCAAGGCAATGGCCGTATCGAAGCGGTGGAGATTCAGGTGGCCACCAAGGTTGCTGGCCGGGTGCAGGAGATTCAGGTTAACGACGGTGACTTTGTCCGTGCCGGCGCTATCCTCGCCCGCATGGACACGGCGGCATTGCGAGCCCAGCTGCGTGAGGCTCGGGCTCACCTGCGACAGGCCGAAATCGGTGTGGAAGTGGCTCGCAGTCGGCAGGCCCAGTTGCACAGCGAAAAGGTCGCAACCGAGGCGGTGGTTGCCCAGCGCCAGGCCGAACTGGAGGTGGCACGCAAACGATTGGAGCGCTCCCGCCAGCTGACCCGCAGTCATGCCATCCCCCTGCAACAGCTGGACGATGATGAGGCTGCGTTCCTCGGCGCCCAGGCGGTTCTGCGGGCGGCCCAGGCTCAGGTCATGGCGGCGCAGGCAGCCATTGTCACGGCCCAGGCTCAGATCATCGGCGCGGAAGCCGCGGTTGATGCGGCTCAAGCCACCATCGAGCGCTTACAGGCCGATCTTGATGACAGCGCCCTGAAGTCTCCCCGCGACGGCCGGGTGCAATTCCGCGTCGCCCAGCCCGGCGAGGTTCTCGGTGCCGGCGGCATTGTCCTGACCCTGCTCGACCTGACCGATGTCTCCATGACCTTCTTTTTGCCGACGGCCCAGGCGGGCCGTCTGGCGCTGGGCGCTGAAGCCCGGCTGATTCTCGATGCCGCGCCTGGGCTGGTGATCCCGGCGCGGGTCTCCTTTGTCGCCAGCGAAGCCCAATTCACACCAAAAACCGTTGAGACCGCCAGCGAACGGGAAAAATTGATGTTCCGCATCAAGGCCCAGATCGCGCCGGAATTGCTGCGCCGCCATATCGAGCAGGTAAAAACCGGCCTGCCAGGTGTCGCTTATGTACGGCTCAACCCACAGGCCGACTGGCCCCCCCATCTGCAGCTGCGTTCACTGCCATGAACTCAGCGGCTGCTCCGCACCTGACCAATGGCACCGCCCCTGCTGTTCGTCTTGCTGATGTCAGCCTAAGCTACGGTTCCGTCACCGCCTTGCAGCACATTGATCTACTGCTGCCCGCCAATTGCATGATCGGCTTCATCGGCCCTGATGGTGTCGGCAAATCCAGCCTGCTGGCCCTGATCGCCGGTGCCCGCAAACTGCAGAGCGGACAACTGGAGGTTCTCGGAGGCTCGATGGCCTGCCGTCATCATCGTCAGGCGGTCTGTCCACGCATCGCCTACATGCCGCAGGGTCTGGGCAGGAATCTTTACCCCACCCTGTCGGTATGGGAAAATGCTGATTTTTTTGCCCGTTTGTTTGGCCATAATGCAACGCAGCGGCAGCATCGTATCGCAGAGTTGCTGCAGGCGACAGGGCTGACCCCTTTTGCCGACCGACCGGCCGGGAAGCTCTCTGGCGGCATGAAGCAGAAGCTTGGCCTGTGCTGCGCCCTGATTCACGACCCTGACCTGCTGATTCTCGACGAACCAACCACCGGCGTCGATCCCCTGTCGCGCCGCCAGTTCTGGGAACTGATCGGCCGCATCCGCCAGCAACGCCCAACCCTGTGCGTCCTGGTAGCCACAGCCTACATGGAAGAGGCGGCCCGCTTTGACTCGCTGGTGGCTCTGCACCGCGGCACCGTACTGGCAGTCGGCACACCGGCGCAACTGCTCGCTCGCAGCCATAGCGGCAGCTTGGAAGAAGCCTTTATCGCCCTGCTGCCGCAGGAGCAGCGCGCCGGATATCAGCCCATCGTCTCCCACCCGCGCAATACCACTGGAGAAAATCCTGTCGCCATTGAAGCCCGCGATCTGACGATGCGCTTCGGCCGCTTCACGGCGGTAGATCGGGTCAGCTTTTGCATCCGGCGCGGCGAAATCTTCGGCTTTCTGGGTTCCAACGGCTGTGGCAAAACCACCACTATGAAGATGCTTACCGGCCTGCTGCCCGCGACCTCCGGCAATGCCTGGCTGTTCGGTCAACCGGTCGACGCGCGGGATCTGGCTACCCGCCGGCGGGTCGGCTATATGACGCAGGCATTTTCGCTCTACAACGAACTGACTGTCCGGCAGAACCTGCAGCTGCATGCCCGCCTGTTTGCCCTGCCACGGCAAGGGATTCCAGCCCGTATCGCCGAGCTGGCTGCCCGTTTCAACCTGACCGAAGTGCTTGACAGCCTGCCGGCCAGCCTACCGCTGGGACAGCGCCAGCGGCTCTCCCTGGCGGCAGCGCTGATTCACCGACCAGAAATGCTGATTCTCGACGAACCGACCTCGGGTGTCGATCCGGTAGCGCGGGATGCTTTCTGGCAATTGCTGATCGATCTGGCCCGCAATGATCAGGTCACCATCTTCATTTCCACCCATTTCATGAACGAAGCCGCCCGTTGCGACCGCATCTCGCTGATGCATGCTGGACGGGTACTGATCAGCGACAGCCCGCAAGGGTTGCTCCAGAGCAGCGGCACAACCGACCTGGAACAAGCCTTCATTCACTACCTGGAACAGGCCACATCCGACCAGCTTCCGGCACAACCTCTGGCGGTCGCGCCAGCAACAGAGTCTGTCACGGCGGCCCCGCACCGTTTCAGTCTGCAGCGTCTGGCCAGCTACAGTCACCGCGAAGCGCTGGAATTGCGCCGCGATCCCATCCGTCTGACACTTTCACTGCTGGGCAGCTTGATTCTGATGCTGGTGATGGGTTACGGCATCAGCATGGACGTGGAGGATCTTGCCTACGCTGTGCTGGACTACGACCAAACCAGCCTCAGCCGCGATTATGCCCTCAATCTGGCCGGATCACGCTACTTTATCGAAGACGCTCCGCTAACAAACGATGCCGACCTCGACCGGCGGCTGCGCAGCGGCACCATCAGTCTGGCGTTGGAAATTCCTCCAGGCTTTGCCCGCGATCTTTACCGCGGCAGCCCAGTCAGCATCGGTGCCTGGGTTGATGGCGCCATGCCCAGCCGGGCCGAAACTCTCCAGGGCTATGTCCAGGGCATGCACAACCAGTGGCTCGCGCGCCACTACCGCCAGCACAGCAAAGGCGGCGGCGTCCTGCCCATGGCCGCCATTGAAACCCGCTACCGCTATAATCCCGACGTCAAAAGCCTGCCGGCCATGGTACCAGCCATCATGCCACTACTGCTGATGATGATTCCCGCCATGCTTACCGCACTGTCGGTGGTGCGTGAAAAGGAGTTGGGTTCCATCGTCAATCTCTATGTGACGCCTATCACCCGGTTGGAATTTCTGCTCGGCAAACAAGGCCCCTATGTTCTTCTGGCCCTGTTCAATTTTACAGCTCTGACCATCCTGGCGGTCACGATTTTTGCCGTTCCTTTGACGGGCAGTCTGACCGCCTTGAGTCTGGGCGCACTGCTCTATGTCATGTCTGCCACAGCCTTGGGTCTGCTTATCTCCACCTTCATGCGCAGCCAGATAGCGGCCCTATTCGGCACCGCCCTGCTGACGATCCTGCCAGCGGTGCAGTTCTCCGGCCTGCTCGATCCGGTGTCCTCTCTGGAAGGATTCGGCGCACTGTTCGGTGCCATCTACCCTACCACCCATTTTCTGACGATCTGTCGCGGGACCTTTGCCAAGGCCCTGACCTTAGCCGAACTGCAAGGCG
It encodes the following:
- the rbbA gene encoding ribosome-associated ATPase/putative transporter RbbA, with translation MNSAAAPHLTNGTAPAVRLADVSLSYGSVTALQHIDLLLPANCMIGFIGPDGVGKSSLLALIAGARKLQSGQLEVLGGSMACRHHRQAVCPRIAYMPQGLGRNLYPTLSVWENADFFARLFGHNATQRQHRIAELLQATGLTPFADRPAGKLSGGMKQKLGLCCALIHDPDLLILDEPTTGVDPLSRRQFWELIGRIRQQRPTLCVLVATAYMEEAARFDSLVALHRGTVLAVGTPAQLLARSHSGSLEEAFIALLPQEQRAGYQPIVSHPRNTTGENPVAIEARDLTMRFGRFTAVDRVSFCIRRGEIFGFLGSNGCGKTTTMKMLTGLLPATSGNAWLFGQPVDARDLATRRRVGYMTQAFSLYNELTVRQNLQLHARLFALPRQGIPARIAELAARFNLTEVLDSLPASLPLGQRQRLSLAAALIHRPEMLILDEPTSGVDPVARDAFWQLLIDLARNDQVTIFISTHFMNEAARCDRISLMHAGRVLISDSPQGLLQSSGTTDLEQAFIHYLEQATSDQLPAQPLAVAPATESVTAAPHRFSLQRLASYSHREALELRRDPIRLTLSLLGSLILMLVMGYGISMDVEDLAYAVLDYDQTSLSRDYALNLAGSRYFIEDAPLTNDADLDRRLRSGTISLALEIPPGFARDLYRGSPVSIGAWVDGAMPSRAETLQGYVQGMHNQWLARHYRQHSKGGGVLPMAAIETRYRYNPDVKSLPAMVPAIMPLLLMMIPAMLTALSVVREKELGSIVNLYVTPITRLEFLLGKQGPYVLLALFNFTALTILAVTIFAVPLTGSLTALSLGALLYVMSATALGLLISTFMRSQIAALFGTALLTILPAVQFSGLLDPVSSLEGFGALFGAIYPTTHFLTICRGTFAKALTLAELQGAIWPLLLTVPVLIGLGTLLLKKQER
- a CDS encoding HlyD family secretion protein is translated as MSLPALLKKFLTLLLSGGILGLGLLWSYQLLHQKRPSEDFAQGNGRIEAVEIQVATKVAGRVQEIQVNDGDFVRAGAILARMDTAALRAQLREARAHLRQAEIGVEVARSRQAQLHSEKVATEAVVAQRQAELEVARKRLERSRQLTRSHAIPLQQLDDDEAAFLGAQAVLRAAQAQVMAAQAAIVTAQAQIIGAEAAVDAAQATIERLQADLDDSALKSPRDGRVQFRVAQPGEVLGAGGIVLTLLDLTDVSMTFFLPTAQAGRLALGAEARLILDAAPGLVIPARVSFVASEAQFTPKTVETASEREKLMFRIKAQIAPELLRRHIEQVKTGLPGVAYVRLNPQADWPPHLQLRSLP